The following proteins come from a genomic window of Terriglobia bacterium:
- a CDS encoding BlaI/MecI/CopY family transcriptional regulator, producing the protein MSPLSLPKLTDAEFEIMAIVWEEEETTVNHVWETINQNRQEPLSRTTIQVQMNRLEQKKWLRHRVLGRTFLYSPTRKREKTLETLVGDIHHRFFKGSSPDLVRCLFKSVRVSKAEIQKLKEIISSQEGESE; encoded by the coding sequence ATGAGTCCATTGTCGCTGCCCAAACTGACCGATGCGGAATTCGAAATTATGGCGATTGTATGGGAAGAGGAAGAAACGACCGTCAATCATGTATGGGAAACGATCAACCAGAACAGACAGGAACCTCTATCCAGAACCACGATCCAGGTTCAGATGAATCGTCTTGAGCAAAAAAAATGGCTCAGGCACCGCGTGCTCGGAAGAACCTTTCTTTATTCTCCTACCCGCAAGAGAGAAAAGACTCTCGAGACTCTCGTCGGAGATATTCATCACAGGTTCTTTAAAGGCTCCAGTCCCGACCTGGTGAGGTGCCTCTTCAAAAGCGTCAGAGTATCGAAAGCCGAAATTCAAAAACTAAAAGAGATCATCAGCAGTCAGGAAGGAGAATCGGAATGA
- a CDS encoding M56 family metallopeptidase, producing MNWQTVLSFSGSADWILLTAFHSLWLSFAAFLIMRLPKFRSPVVRSTWCTCTLILLLALPLITWSIPRLAVRAQPTPKPAVEMSTANVETQPPLLNRLLDMNTPLPQVRIGRWQALMNQFGFLWLAVTLICVGRLLCQLAFLKGCGTGLQEIHDGRISAVLVESTHSFRFRKKPRFFASRKLTSPISTGIQTPLVILPAGLYQSIGDKELRAILLHELAHIYHHDHLLGLLQRMIKALYWWNPFVYGLCNSLSVAREAVSDNYAISGMESAASYARLLVSLVEKTSLISRMPCTACMGSPYESLESRIRNIISKERDMRVKTNKRMMALILLTTVLLCVVVVIGSQVAVFGVGQASPSGLKADEPQAASTSGKPMKDDGTIMVSERLSKRLIHKVDPIYPELAIKDQVQGKVILQINVNEEGLVSDVRITAGHSLLNDAAITAVKQWKFIPSLIGGSTAPGAGKPAPPPPEPVPGMAVKGVPFTTTITIDFRLNKDKSPKIIISGS from the coding sequence ATGAACTGGCAGACCGTTCTCAGTTTCTCGGGCTCAGCAGACTGGATCTTGCTGACCGCCTTCCACTCGCTCTGGCTGTCGTTTGCCGCCTTTCTAATCATGCGCCTCCCGAAGTTCCGGTCTCCAGTTGTCCGGTCAACCTGGTGTACTTGCACGCTTATCCTATTGCTCGCTTTGCCGCTGATTACCTGGTCTATCCCCCGGCTTGCTGTTCGCGCCCAGCCAACTCCAAAACCTGCCGTCGAAATGAGTACGGCAAATGTCGAGACCCAACCGCCTCTTCTAAACAGGCTGCTGGATATGAATACGCCGTTGCCTCAGGTACGCATAGGCCGATGGCAAGCGCTGATGAATCAATTCGGATTTCTCTGGCTTGCAGTCACGCTGATCTGTGTGGGACGGCTTCTCTGTCAATTGGCGTTTTTGAAGGGGTGCGGCACAGGCCTGCAAGAGATACACGATGGCAGGATATCGGCCGTTTTAGTAGAAAGTACCCATTCTTTTCGTTTTCGCAAAAAACCACGCTTTTTCGCCTCCCGGAAGCTGACCTCTCCCATCTCCACAGGGATACAGACACCTTTGGTTATATTGCCAGCCGGTCTCTATCAGAGTATCGGTGATAAAGAACTCCGCGCGATATTGCTGCACGAACTCGCGCACATCTATCACCATGACCATCTACTCGGGCTGTTGCAGCGGATGATCAAGGCGTTGTACTGGTGGAATCCTTTTGTTTATGGCCTCTGCAATTCTTTGTCCGTAGCGCGCGAGGCAGTAAGTGACAACTATGCGATATCGGGAATGGAAAGCGCTGCGAGCTATGCCAGGCTTCTTGTGAGTCTGGTTGAGAAAACCTCTCTGATCAGCCGCATGCCATGCACGGCATGCATGGGAAGCCCTTATGAATCGCTGGAATCAAGAATCAGGAACATTATTTCCAAGGAGAGAGATATGCGGGTAAAAACAAACAAACGCATGATGGCGCTGATCCTATTGACGACAGTTTTGCTCTGCGTTGTTGTTGTCATTGGCAGTCAGGTGGCAGTCTTCGGAGTTGGGCAAGCATCTCCTTCCGGACTGAAAGCGGATGAACCACAGGCTGCTTCAACGTCGGGGAAACCCATGAAAGATGACGGCACAATTATGGTGTCAGAGAGACTTTCAAAAAGACTTATCCATAAAGTTGACCCCATCTATCCGGAATTGGCCATCAAGGATCAGGTTCAAGGGAAAGTGATACTCCAGATAAACGTGAATGAGGAAGGACTTGTATCGGATGTTCGAATTACCGCAGGGCATTCCCTTTTGAATGACGCTGCAATCACGGCTGTGAAGCAGTGGAAATTCATCCCGTCTCTCATTGGTGGCAGCACTGCTCCGGGGGCCGGGAAGCCTGCCCCGCCTCCACCTGAACCGGTGCCCGGGATGGCTGTAAAAGGGGTGCCGTTCACGACCACCATTACGATCGATTTTCGCTTAAACAAGGATAAATCCCCGAAGATTATAATCTCCGGCTCCTGA